The genomic DNA GACTACCGCTCCGTTGCGCAGAGCGGACGAGGACTTCCACCTCGCTGGTTGCGCGCGCTCTCGCGCGCACTGCCACGCCCGCTGGACGGGCGTGCGTTCATGTTCGCAACTGATGTCTCGGCACGCCCGCCAAGCGGGCGTGGCACCCAAGGGCATTCCCGCCACGCGCCGTGAGGGGCTAACCGCCCTTGGCGGCGCGAATCCGGTTCATCGCGCGTTCCAGCTCTTGGCGCGCCTCTCGGGACGTCGTCCCCGAACTCTCGCCGCGGAGGGCTTTGCGGGCTTCCTCCAGCGCGTGCTCGGCGCGCGCGAGGTCGATCTCGCTCGCGCGCTCGGCGGCGTCGGCCAGGATCGTCACCTTCGCACCGGTCACCTCGGCGAACCCGCCGCTGACGGCCACGGTGTGGCGCTGGCCCTGCATGTCCTCATACTCGATGAGCCCGGCTTTCAGCGCGGCCACCATGGGCAGGTGCCCATGGAGCACGCCGAAATAGCCCTGCGCGCCCGGAGCGATGAGGGTGGTGACGTCGGTCTCCACCACGGACCGGTCCGGAGCGACGATCGAGAGCGTGAACGCGTTCGCCATCCCTAGGTTCCGACCGCCTGAAGCTTCTTCGCCTTCTCGTGGACGTCCTCGAGGCCGCCGCAGTAGAGGAACGCCTGCTCCGGCACGTCGTCGAGGTTGCCGTCCACCAGCTCTTTGAACGCGGCCACGGTCTCTTCGATCGTGACGTAGCGGCCCGAGTTGCCGGTGAA from Fimbriimonadaceae bacterium includes the following:
- a CDS encoding F0F1 ATP synthase subunit epsilon; translated protein: MANAFTLSIVAPDRSVVETDVTTLIAPGAQGYFGVLHGHLPMVAALKAGLIEYEDMQGQRHTVAVSGGFAEVTGAKVTILADAAERASEIDLARAEHALEEARKALRGESSGTTSREARQELERAMNRIRAAKGG